One window of Nicotiana tomentosiformis chromosome 11, ASM39032v3, whole genome shotgun sequence genomic DNA carries:
- the LOC104102498 gene encoding probable LRR receptor-like serine/threonine-protein kinase At1g56140 isoform X1, giving the protein MKTAVPWTISGRGFGLSFYSSAVIVMFSLLVEIAVAQRNTTNVTTTNPPEARALNSIFQKWGISATNQWNISGELCSGAAIDSTEIQNFNPAIKCDCSDNNRTLCHITGLRVYAMDVVSEIPDELWSLTFLNDLNVAQNFLTGTLSPSIANLTRMQWLSIGINALSGELPKELGLLTELKSFGFGTNNFSGPLPSELGNLTKMTQIYFDSAGVSGPIPLTFAKLQNLDTVWAADNDLTGRIPDFMGSWSKLTTLRFQGNSFEGPIPASFSNLTSLTDLRISDLSNGSSSLDFLRNMKSLSKLVLRNNNISGSIPPNIGEYQSLSLLDLSFNNLSGRIPDALFNLSSLTHLFLGDNKLTGVLPAQKSGPLQTIDLSYNGLSGSFPSWINEQNLQLNLVGNNLTMEQSDSSSLPSGLDCLQRNFPCNRGSPRWSSFAIKCGGPPITSSNQISYEMENQTMGPATYFMTSTGRWAVSNVGLPSDNPDQDFTSFSSSQFINTLDSELFQTARISAGSLRYYGLGLENGNYTVNLQFAESQILNPPTWRSLGRRVFDVYVQGIRELKDFDIRKEAGGISLRAVQKQFKVQVSENHLEIHLFWAGKGTCCVPRQGTYGPSISAISATPDFIPTVSNQPPTTKKNRTGLIVGIVVGVGVISFISVFAVYYLIQKRKRRQALEDEEFLGIDARPYTFSYSELRAATADFNPSNKLGEGGFGPVYKGTLEDGRVVAVKQLSVASHQGKSQFVAEIATISAVQHRNLVKLYGCCIEGDKRSLVYEYLENKSLDQALFGSGSLYLDWPIRFQICLGVAKGLAYLHEESRVRVVHRDVKASNILLDSDLNPKISDFGLAKLYDDKKTHINTRVAGTIGYLAPEYAMRGHLTEKADVFGFGVVALEIVSGRPNSDSSLEEERIYLLEWAWQLHENNRETEIVDANLSEFDENEVRKVIGIALLCTQTSPALRPSMSRVIAMLTGDAEVATVTSRPGYLTDWKFTDTTTFMSDHSSRMPNSSVSTSTAADTNYSPLAADRPMLHDIIGDGR; this is encoded by the exons ATGAAGACGGCGGTGCCATGGACAATAAGCGGAAGAGGATTTGGTTTAAGCTTCTACTCCTCCGCCGTCATCGTCATGTTTAGTCTACTAGTGGAGATAGCTGTAGCTCAAAGAAACACAACCAATGTTACCACCACTAATCCTCCTGAAG CCCGTGCTTTGAACTCAATCTTCCAAAAATGGGGAATTTCTGCAACAAATCAATGGAACATTAGTGGTGAGTTATGCAGTGGAGCCGCCATTGATTCtactgaaatccaaaattttAATCCGGCCATCAAATGCGATTGTTCCGACAACAACCGCACTCTTTGTCATATCACTGGCTT GAGAGTTTATGCAATGGACGTCGTGAGTGAAATTCCAGATGAATTATGGAGCCTTACCTTCCTCAATGATCT gaatgttgccCAAAATTTCTTAACAGGCACACTGTCCCCATCCATTGCCAATCTGACTCGCATGCAATGGCT AAGCATTGGCATTAATGCTTTGTCAGGGGAGCTTCCAAAGGAACTTGGGTTGTTGACTGAATTAAAATCATT TGGTTTTGGCACAAACAATTTCTCTGGACCTCTGCCTTCAGAGCTTGGAAACTTAACAAAAATGACCCAAAT TTATTTCGATAGTGCTGGTGTTAGTGGTCCAATACCATTGACGTTTGCAAAACTGCAGAACTTGGATACAGT GTGGGCTGCAGATAATGATCTTACAGGAAGGATTCCTGATTTCATGGGAAGTTGGTCAAAGCTTACTACACT GAGGTTCCAAGGAAATTCTTTCGAGGGCCCAATACCAGCTTCCTTTTCCAACTTAACCTCTTTGACCGACCT GAGAATAAGTGATCTATCCAATGGGAGCTCTTCACTTGACTTCCTCAGGAATATGAAGTCTCTAAGCAAGCT GGTTTTACGAAATAACAATATTTCAGGTTCCATCCCACCTAATATTGGAGAATATCAGAGCCTGTCACTACT GGATTTGAGCTTCAACAATTTGAGCGGGCGCATTCCAGATGCACTTTTCAATCTGAGTTCTCTGACTCACTT GTTTCTTGGTGATAACAAGCTAACAGGCGTCCTGCCAGCTCAGAAGAGCGGGCCCCTCCAGACTAT AGATTTATCATACAATGGGTTGTCTGGAAGCTTCCCTTCTTGGATCAATGAGCAAAATCTGCAATT AAATTTAGTTGGCAACAACTTAACAATGGAACAATCAGACAGCAG TTCTCTGCCTTCCGGCTTAGATTGTCTTCAACGAAACTTCCCTTGCAATCGAGGATCTCCGAGAT GGTCCAGCTTTGCAATTAAATGTGGGGGACCTCCAATTACATCAAGTAATCAGATATCGTATGAGATGGAGAACCAGACTATGGGTCCAGCAACATATTTCATGACCAGTACAGGGAGGTGGGCTGTTAGTAATGTTGGTCTGCCTTCTGACAATCCAGATCAGGACTTCACAAGCTTCTCCTCATCTCAGTTTATAAACACCTTGGACTCGGAGCTCTTCCAAACTGCACGAATTTCTGCAGGATCACTTAGATACTATGGTTTGGGCCTTGAGAATGGTAATTACACTGTAAACCTCCAATTTGCTGAGTCACAAATCTTAAATCCCCCAACTTGGCGTAGTCTTGGGAGGCGTGTATTTGACGTATATGTACAG GGAATTCGGGAGTTGAAAGATTTTGACATACGGAAGGAGGCTGGAGGAATCTCCCTTAGAGCTGTTCAAAAGCAATTTAAAGTTCAGGTTTCTGAAAATCATCTTGAGATACATCTCTTCTGGGCTGGAAAAGGGACCTGCTGTGTACCTAGACAAGGCACATATGGACCTTCTATATCAGCAATTAGTGCAACCCCAG ATTTTATTCCCACTGTTAGCAACCAGCCTCCTACTACAAAAAAGAATCGGACCGGTCTGATTGTGGGCATTGTTGTTGGTGTTGGAGTCATAAGCTTCATTTCTGTATTTGCTGTCTATTACCTAATTCAGAAAAGAAAACGACGGCAGGCTCTTGAGGATGAAG AGTTCCTGGGAATAGATGCTAGACCCTACACTTTCAGCTATTCAGAACTTCGAGCCGCAACTGCTGACTTCAATCCTTCTAATAAGCTTGGAGAGGGAGGTTTTGGACCAGTTTACAAG GGTACACTTGAGGATGGGAGGGTTGTCGCCGTTAAACAACTGTCTGTGGCATCACATCAAGGGAAGAGTCAGTTTGTGGCAGAGATTGCCACTATATCAGCTGTACAGCACCGTAATCTTGTGAAACTCTATGGTTGCTGCATCGAGGGAGATAAACGGTCACTTGTTTATGAGTATCTTGAAAACAAGAGTCTTGATCAAGCACTATTTG GGAGTGGATCTTTATATCTTGACTGGCCAATACGCTTCCAGATATGCTTGGGAGTGGCCAAGGGTCTGGCGTATCTTCACGAGGAATCTCGGGTCCGTGTTGTCCATCGAGATGTCAAGGCCAGTAATATTCTGCTTGATTCAGACCTAAACCCTAAAATTTCAGATTTCGGGTTGGCAAAACTTTATGATGACAAAAAGACTCATATAAACACTCGTGTTGCAGGCACAAT AGGGTATCTTGCACCAGAATATGCCATGCGCGGACATCTGACAGAGAAGGCTGATGTGTTTGGCTTCGGAGTTGTAGCTCTAGAGATTGTCAGCGGTAGACCTAACTCTGACTCGAGCTTGGAAGAAGAGAGGATCTACCTTCTTGAGTGG GCTTGGCAGCTTCATGAGAACAACCGCGAAACTGAAATAGTTGATGCAAATTTATCTGAATTTGATGAAAACGAAGTGAGAAAAGTAATAGGGATAGCCCTACTATGCACTCA
- the LOC104102498 gene encoding probable LRR receptor-like serine/threonine-protein kinase At1g56140 isoform X2 produces the protein MDVVSEIPDELWSLTFLNDLNVAQNFLTGTLSPSIANLTRMQWLSIGINALSGELPKELGLLTELKSFGFGTNNFSGPLPSELGNLTKMTQIYFDSAGVSGPIPLTFAKLQNLDTVWAADNDLTGRIPDFMGSWSKLTTLRFQGNSFEGPIPASFSNLTSLTDLRISDLSNGSSSLDFLRNMKSLSKLVLRNNNISGSIPPNIGEYQSLSLLDLSFNNLSGRIPDALFNLSSLTHLFLGDNKLTGVLPAQKSGPLQTIDLSYNGLSGSFPSWINEQNLQLNLVGNNLTMEQSDSSSLPSGLDCLQRNFPCNRGSPRWSSFAIKCGGPPITSSNQISYEMENQTMGPATYFMTSTGRWAVSNVGLPSDNPDQDFTSFSSSQFINTLDSELFQTARISAGSLRYYGLGLENGNYTVNLQFAESQILNPPTWRSLGRRVFDVYVQGIRELKDFDIRKEAGGISLRAVQKQFKVQVSENHLEIHLFWAGKGTCCVPRQGTYGPSISAISATPDFIPTVSNQPPTTKKNRTGLIVGIVVGVGVISFISVFAVYYLIQKRKRRQALEDEEFLGIDARPYTFSYSELRAATADFNPSNKLGEGGFGPVYKGTLEDGRVVAVKQLSVASHQGKSQFVAEIATISAVQHRNLVKLYGCCIEGDKRSLVYEYLENKSLDQALFGSGSLYLDWPIRFQICLGVAKGLAYLHEESRVRVVHRDVKASNILLDSDLNPKISDFGLAKLYDDKKTHINTRVAGTIGYLAPEYAMRGHLTEKADVFGFGVVALEIVSGRPNSDSSLEEERIYLLEWAWQLHENNRETEIVDANLSEFDENEVRKVIGIALLCTQTSPALRPSMSRVIAMLTGDAEVATVTSRPGYLTDWKFTDTTTFMSDHSSRMPNSSVSTSTAADTNYSPLAADRPMLHDIIGDGR, from the exons ATGGACGTCGTGAGTGAAATTCCAGATGAATTATGGAGCCTTACCTTCCTCAATGATCT gaatgttgccCAAAATTTCTTAACAGGCACACTGTCCCCATCCATTGCCAATCTGACTCGCATGCAATGGCT AAGCATTGGCATTAATGCTTTGTCAGGGGAGCTTCCAAAGGAACTTGGGTTGTTGACTGAATTAAAATCATT TGGTTTTGGCACAAACAATTTCTCTGGACCTCTGCCTTCAGAGCTTGGAAACTTAACAAAAATGACCCAAAT TTATTTCGATAGTGCTGGTGTTAGTGGTCCAATACCATTGACGTTTGCAAAACTGCAGAACTTGGATACAGT GTGGGCTGCAGATAATGATCTTACAGGAAGGATTCCTGATTTCATGGGAAGTTGGTCAAAGCTTACTACACT GAGGTTCCAAGGAAATTCTTTCGAGGGCCCAATACCAGCTTCCTTTTCCAACTTAACCTCTTTGACCGACCT GAGAATAAGTGATCTATCCAATGGGAGCTCTTCACTTGACTTCCTCAGGAATATGAAGTCTCTAAGCAAGCT GGTTTTACGAAATAACAATATTTCAGGTTCCATCCCACCTAATATTGGAGAATATCAGAGCCTGTCACTACT GGATTTGAGCTTCAACAATTTGAGCGGGCGCATTCCAGATGCACTTTTCAATCTGAGTTCTCTGACTCACTT GTTTCTTGGTGATAACAAGCTAACAGGCGTCCTGCCAGCTCAGAAGAGCGGGCCCCTCCAGACTAT AGATTTATCATACAATGGGTTGTCTGGAAGCTTCCCTTCTTGGATCAATGAGCAAAATCTGCAATT AAATTTAGTTGGCAACAACTTAACAATGGAACAATCAGACAGCAG TTCTCTGCCTTCCGGCTTAGATTGTCTTCAACGAAACTTCCCTTGCAATCGAGGATCTCCGAGAT GGTCCAGCTTTGCAATTAAATGTGGGGGACCTCCAATTACATCAAGTAATCAGATATCGTATGAGATGGAGAACCAGACTATGGGTCCAGCAACATATTTCATGACCAGTACAGGGAGGTGGGCTGTTAGTAATGTTGGTCTGCCTTCTGACAATCCAGATCAGGACTTCACAAGCTTCTCCTCATCTCAGTTTATAAACACCTTGGACTCGGAGCTCTTCCAAACTGCACGAATTTCTGCAGGATCACTTAGATACTATGGTTTGGGCCTTGAGAATGGTAATTACACTGTAAACCTCCAATTTGCTGAGTCACAAATCTTAAATCCCCCAACTTGGCGTAGTCTTGGGAGGCGTGTATTTGACGTATATGTACAG GGAATTCGGGAGTTGAAAGATTTTGACATACGGAAGGAGGCTGGAGGAATCTCCCTTAGAGCTGTTCAAAAGCAATTTAAAGTTCAGGTTTCTGAAAATCATCTTGAGATACATCTCTTCTGGGCTGGAAAAGGGACCTGCTGTGTACCTAGACAAGGCACATATGGACCTTCTATATCAGCAATTAGTGCAACCCCAG ATTTTATTCCCACTGTTAGCAACCAGCCTCCTACTACAAAAAAGAATCGGACCGGTCTGATTGTGGGCATTGTTGTTGGTGTTGGAGTCATAAGCTTCATTTCTGTATTTGCTGTCTATTACCTAATTCAGAAAAGAAAACGACGGCAGGCTCTTGAGGATGAAG AGTTCCTGGGAATAGATGCTAGACCCTACACTTTCAGCTATTCAGAACTTCGAGCCGCAACTGCTGACTTCAATCCTTCTAATAAGCTTGGAGAGGGAGGTTTTGGACCAGTTTACAAG GGTACACTTGAGGATGGGAGGGTTGTCGCCGTTAAACAACTGTCTGTGGCATCACATCAAGGGAAGAGTCAGTTTGTGGCAGAGATTGCCACTATATCAGCTGTACAGCACCGTAATCTTGTGAAACTCTATGGTTGCTGCATCGAGGGAGATAAACGGTCACTTGTTTATGAGTATCTTGAAAACAAGAGTCTTGATCAAGCACTATTTG GGAGTGGATCTTTATATCTTGACTGGCCAATACGCTTCCAGATATGCTTGGGAGTGGCCAAGGGTCTGGCGTATCTTCACGAGGAATCTCGGGTCCGTGTTGTCCATCGAGATGTCAAGGCCAGTAATATTCTGCTTGATTCAGACCTAAACCCTAAAATTTCAGATTTCGGGTTGGCAAAACTTTATGATGACAAAAAGACTCATATAAACACTCGTGTTGCAGGCACAAT AGGGTATCTTGCACCAGAATATGCCATGCGCGGACATCTGACAGAGAAGGCTGATGTGTTTGGCTTCGGAGTTGTAGCTCTAGAGATTGTCAGCGGTAGACCTAACTCTGACTCGAGCTTGGAAGAAGAGAGGATCTACCTTCTTGAGTGG GCTTGGCAGCTTCATGAGAACAACCGCGAAACTGAAATAGTTGATGCAAATTTATCTGAATTTGATGAAAACGAAGTGAGAAAAGTAATAGGGATAGCCCTACTATGCACTCA